aatagttaatattgttaacaacttaaaggtggttaaagataacacaagcatgtttaacacatatagttaatattgttaacaacttaaaggtggttaaagataatacaagcatgtttaacacatatagattcctttctttcatgaagacaagaatataagttggtgtattacctgattgtgatgacttgcattgattggaatcagacagtggtgctgataacgtccgcattttcgaatggaggagaaaaaaagtcctcctttctgtccaataccacatgaaagtggttggtttttggcatcttatttgtccagcttccgtactcctttgtatacactttacaagaaatacattgtcggcaaactccgtagcttgctagcttgtgcacgccagctttctgagactcttattttggtagcgcaggcaggataaagcagagcttttattgtgcaactgtgcagtcggtctttggagttttgacaacaggtacggcgccagagtctgttgaaataaagtgtttcttgccttccagtcggtaattttaatgagctggcagcagccagcgtcatctcagaagaccctcgggtgccgtgaatgtcaagtgacgaaagtgacgtcatagtgaagatttatgatcgctcatttttaggactttttttaatgcctggctggtgatcgactgacacaccctccgagatcaactggtagatcgcgatcgacgtaatgagcacccctggtctaaaggggCAAGAATGGGAGTTAAAGACTAGGTGCACTTTATGGAATGCATACTGTGCCTCCAGACTACTTGTTTTATATTTAGCTCACTTGACAGCACTTCTGGTTGCTAGGAGATGTTTGATGCAACTGCAGAGGAGGCTCTGAATTCAAATATGCCCAGCTGCCAATCATGCATGCAGAGGTTCTGCAAGAAGAAACAGAGGAAGAAGGAGAATAAGAGAAAGAGGTTTAGCAGTAAAGGAATCACCCTTCCGCTGTGGATGTCGCCATTGTGGTAGATCGGCGAGCTCGGAGCTGAGGCGTTGTAGTAGGAGGACGCAGCCTGGACCAGCGGCCTCTTGGTTTTCTCCCTGGTCCCGTTTGAGTCGTTGTCCTTGATGATCTCGTACTGGCGGCAGAACAGGGCGATGACGGCTGTGGCGGACGATAGcgctgtgtgagcgtgtgtgtttgtgaggtGTGTACAGCGCAGAACGCTGACCTGCCCAAAGCAGCAGCACTGTTGTGATGATGAGCAGCTCTCCAGTTTGCAGGTGAGGTGTCATACCCAAACCCTCCATGGCCGGCTCATCTGAGGACACAAATGACAGAATTTTTGTGGTTCTTGTTATATCTCTGCCATGTTGGTTTGTGCATCGTTTTTACGGTGGTCCAATACTCCAGCCGGATAGTGGTCACTTCTTTCCAATGTCCTGAAGTGGAGGGCTCTGCTTGGTTGACTGTCGCCGTGCGGCCCGACGGACTGCACCTGAACACAGCGCATACAATACATGCAGGGTTATCTTTAAAAACTGATCGTAGCATATTAGGTTATTTCTCTTTTCTCAGCAAAGTTTTGTAAGGATAGATTATGTTTGTTTTCACAGTGTTAAGACTGATGTCGAGTTCCATCTGGATATCATTTTCAATACCCCATGTTCTCGTTATGGTCgtgggtgagctggagcctatcccaccgGCACAACTTGCATTTGTCATGtagactcatacttgccaaccttgagacctccaatttcggggggtgggtgcagggggcgtggttagggcgggggcgtggttgggggcgtggttaagaggggaggagtatatttacagctagaattcaccaagtcaagtatttcatatatatacatatatatatatatatatatatatatatatatatatatatatatatatatattagagatgcgcggataggcaattattgcatccgcaaccgcatcagaaagtcgtcaaccatccgccatccacccgatgtaacatttgatcagaaccgcacccgcccgccatccgcccgcacccgcctgttgttatatatctaatatagacgatgcaaggcattagtgaggcatacctgccaactactccagttttcccgtaattcgtacggttttcatcaacctattccgggttacggttgcagtgataaaaaataagttttttcattaattaaaaaaaaaaaagggtgaaaactacgcgaattgcaccttgtgcagacaagatttttcgatcggacacggaggaattagcgatgtaaaagaccatgttgggacaaaaaaacacaagtctaatgccgttgctagtgatacaagtggaaaactttcaacgtttttcgtcgcccaaacagattctttggatgtgataaatgccgaagttttatttacggaggcaataattgagcatggacttccaatcgcactggctgatcacatgggacagttaaatgtttgtaatgcaacctttaaaaatcattacgcggtgatcgcggtcccaaaaataaacttttcttgcatgataatgtccagaaaaactcgctttatattactatagagtccttttaacgaatgagtttgatggtttatcacaaaccttaaatgaaagaagtcctttgttctcctgcaacatgcatgcgctttggccttgcttcgtgtttggtgcgcaatcctgtcagctgtatttcacagcacgtctttgacaacttgaagtggcataaaacatttaaaacaaaggggttataggaacaatcactttcagtgttttatgccacttcaagttgtcaaagacggtatgctggtgcccgactgccacaagtggaacaaacatttgaaacaaaggggttataggaacaatcactttcagtgttttatgccacttcaagtaaacttatcataaagttaccatatcatttttgcagtatgatcaatctgatagaataaatttggattttagccacaaaaaggtaatgacaccaatgttatctattggaattgtttagtactgttatactgttaaaagtgtttatactatttatgctttcaagtccaagttgaagaaatcttgttaaatgttgacagcataactaccaaaatacagaagtatgtccttaatatttttgcagtgctatttctgttgaaaagttaaaatgattacattagagatgtgatgtgccacttttcaagtgtctgatggcttaaattaattttcattaatttttcatgttttgaattcttttgaaaggcttacaaaaaaactacatttgaattgtaattccatgctattgacaggactattaattttaatgaagttagcttaccatgtttacagtatgataattgtgatagaaatgggaattttaggcacagaatattttttacaattgaacaaggcagtagattatacaagcttggacagaaagttaataatgacaccaattttttttttaatggaattgtttagtactgttttaccatttgtttactgtaaaaagtgtttatactgtttatactttcaattaacaaattgaagtcttgtgaaaggttgacaggataactggcattagctgtcaaaataatttcaaactattgaagttagcttacagaataaacatgtcaatcaacccatatgatttttgctgtaatatttttgttttgaaaagtcactgtgactgatagaaaagtgatggttttagcaacattttaacctgtctgaatgctaataatcattttgcgtcggggggcgaagccctgaaccctccaccaggactttgtcctggacctaccggggcctgcggcccttggaccctggctactaggtttttctgatttcaaaagttggcaggtatggtgaggttataaagcttttgcctgttaaagaaaggagactgatccaatgcagcacagacattcgcgtgccacgctgtcacgacccagacgcacaccagtgcgcaatcatatgggagccgcgctgagcgcacctccaagcgcgtctcgctgccggcgacggccgggtatgggcccgacgctccagcgccatccattttcagggctagttgattcggcaggtgggttgttacacactccttagcgggttccgacttccatggccaccgtcctgctctctatatcaaccagggtgagccccacccctttcgtgagcgcactgcgcgcagagtgacccctgttacgcgcccccggcaacaggggtggcgggcaggtaagctgcgcgggcggagcgcgtggagtgacccctgttacgagcccccggccacgggggtggcgggcaggtaagctgcttacctgctgcgcgtgacgccggccgcggcgaaggcggacgaggcggagtgtcggtgcggtgggcgcggtggtgaccctggacgtgcgtcgggcccttctcgcggatcgcctcagctacggctcccggtggggccctctcgggggaaggggcctcggtcccggaccccggcgaggcgtcccttctccgctccgtaaaagtgtccatctctttttcttttttttcttctgttgtggcatatgcagcaggtgcctgctcgtttttcgtatgtgggtaacaacatttaactatgtatatatatttccgaattggtttaactgccacccgcctgaatctatttaaaatctaatttttttttatttcaaccgtccgacccgacccgcggataaaatctaattttttttaatttcatccgcggataatccgcggactacgcggttgtgcccgcaaaccgcgcatctctaatatatatatatatatatatatatccccgcgaccccgaagtgaataagcggtagaaaatggatggatggatggatatatatatatatatatatatatatatatatatatatatatatatatatatatatatatatatatatatatatatatatatatatatatatatatatatatatatatatatataaataaaagaaatacttgaatttcagtgttcatttatttacacatatacacacacataacactcatctactcattgttgagttaagggttgaattgtccatcctttttctattctctgtcactacctttctaaccatgctgaacaccctctctgattatgcattgctgtgtggcacgcacaaaagtgctttcatcaaatgcactagatggcagtattgtcctgtttaagagtgtcacaacattgctgtttatggcagacggactgctttactgtagacgttctttatattgtgggaaagcggactcaggtccgcatggagctggagggggcgtggcctccagctccgcctgaatttcgggagattttcgggagaaaagttgtcccgggaggttttcgggagaggcgctgagtctcccggaaaatccgggagggttggcaagtatgatgtagacAAATaacccttcactctcactttcacaACTTTGGACAATTTAAGAGTCTCCAATTAGCCTAACATGTTGTATGTTTTTGGGATGTGGGAGTAGAAAAAATGGAGAAGTTAAGAAGACCTATAGTATGATGATTCAACATTAGGTATGCAATGGTGTCAATTTTGCACCACCGTCACATTTATAACTTGCATTTTGCATATGTCTGTAATGGTTTGTGTCTGCAGGAAATTAATCCGTTCCCTTTagaatgcaaataataataataataataatggattagatttatatagcacttttctagacactcaaagcgcttcacagagaagtgagaacccatcattcattcacacctggtggtggtgagctactttcgtagccacagctgccctggggtagactgacggaagcgtggctgccagttttgcgcctacggcccctccgaccaccacctatcactcattcaccagtgtgagaggcaccggggcaagggtgaagtgtcctgcccaaggacacaacggctgcgatttggatggtaagaggcagggagcgaacctgcaaccctcaggtttctatcacggccgctctacccactaagccatgccgccccaaatgaAACCAAGTCCCACCTCACTCTATCTTTTGAACAGGTGCACAGTTAAACATATATGTGGAAGAATCACCACTATTTTTGTTTCAGACACAGTcggaaaaaaaatggtaaaatgatgccactgtagtggctgctggttgcaggagctctgcgCTCTTGTGTGTCCCCTTATTGTGTTCTTGAGGTTTTCCCtcctgttttcatgtgttttttgccttttggatCGGGCCCTTTGGGACTGCGCAACAAGAGGttgcacttttgtgacttctgtggttctttttggtgctttttttttgtaaGACAATTGGACATGCCTTGGGGGAGCCTTTTTCCATGGGCATGTTTACATGCAGACCAGCTGTTGGCTCTCGACCACACCGAAGTCCACGTGGAGAGATGCGGAGGAAGAAACAGGGCTGCACAGGGAGCATAGAGCATTGGGATGGACACACTTTTCGGAGACctggctgaatgagcatgtatcggacacTTCGGTCTCCCTCAGCGGATTCCCACTCATCCGCGCGGACTGGGCATGTcaagagctagtgggcagcctaggatgtAGTCGGCTCCCTTGGTGCTTTGTTGGGTCTATTCCTGTCTCTggatgtgcccccccccccccccccccccagcagaCGATGACGTAGAGCACTGCAGAGGCCAACATGGtgtatgtgggtgttgaaatggtgcttttgttttgttgtttgtccatgcatggtgcaatcgCATGTGCGCAATATTTTTCATTTAATGCTCATGTTTTGGTTTTTCGTTGTGTTATACTTTTGCAGCGG
The DNA window shown above is from Nerophis lumbriciformis linkage group LG38, RoL_Nlum_v2.1, whole genome shotgun sequence and carries:
- the LOC133578128 gene encoding fibronectin type III domain-containing protein 4-like — encoded protein: MPASSHLDPGLVLPLLLLGGWVVGGTVPAAPVNVSVTQLRAHSAMVTWNVPQGDTVIGYAISQQRQDGLMQRSIREVNTSSHWCVLWDLDEDTHYSVQVQSVGPHGDSQPSRALHFRTLERSDHYPAGVLDHHEPAMEGLGMTPHLQTGELLIITTVLLLWAAVIALFCRQYEIIKDNDSNGTREKTKRPLVQAASSYYNASAPSSPIYHNGDIHSGRLHRASSSISIIRV